The following are encoded in a window of Arthrobacter sp. OAP107 genomic DNA:
- a CDS encoding cyclopropane-fatty-acyl-phospholipid synthase family protein: protein MARTRTAKKTGAAPKLAKALAIVLGTGEPGTGDSGTEQIPIRIRAWDGSEAGPEDTPLIEFTSRRALRRILWSPGQLGLSRAYVAGEITAHGEIFAAFAALSSAGKFAQPGPFSKPTPGEVWTLVKTGVRLGALGPNPAPPPEEAKVEKHGRRHSKKRDAAAISHHYDVGNDFYRLVLGPSLVYSCAVWSDEDTGLEAAQEEKLDLVCRKLGLAPGMRVLDVGCGWGSFALHAAGRYGVSVVGITLSTEQAELARKRVAEAGLTELVDIRVQDYRDVNDGPYDAISSIGMSEHVGREQLGRYVSQLHGLLRPGGRLLNHAISWNAGPTADDPDSFIPRYVFPDGEMLGLGDMIVALEGGGFEVLDVEALRRHYALTLRAWVKNLEEQWDEAVRLTSEGRARVWRLYMAASALGFEDGLTGVNQVLLQKAGGEEPPLRMRTWAG, encoded by the coding sequence TTGGCAAGAACGAGGACGGCAAAGAAGACCGGAGCAGCACCCAAACTGGCCAAGGCATTGGCCATCGTCCTCGGCACCGGGGAACCGGGCACGGGAGACTCGGGCACGGAACAGATACCCATCCGCATACGGGCCTGGGACGGCTCTGAAGCGGGCCCTGAAGATACCCCGCTGATCGAGTTCACATCCCGCCGGGCGCTGCGGCGGATCCTCTGGTCGCCCGGGCAACTGGGGCTGAGCCGGGCGTATGTAGCGGGCGAGATCACCGCACACGGCGAGATCTTCGCAGCCTTCGCTGCGCTCAGCTCCGCCGGCAAGTTCGCCCAACCCGGCCCGTTCAGCAAGCCGACGCCCGGGGAGGTATGGACTCTAGTGAAGACCGGCGTCCGGCTCGGCGCACTCGGCCCCAATCCCGCTCCCCCGCCGGAGGAAGCGAAGGTGGAGAAGCACGGCAGGCGGCACTCCAAGAAACGGGACGCCGCCGCGATCTCCCACCATTACGACGTCGGCAACGACTTTTACCGGCTGGTCCTCGGCCCGTCGCTGGTCTACTCCTGCGCTGTCTGGTCCGACGAGGACACGGGCCTGGAGGCCGCACAGGAGGAGAAGCTCGACCTGGTCTGCCGGAAGCTCGGCCTGGCCCCGGGCATGCGGGTGCTGGACGTGGGCTGCGGCTGGGGAAGCTTCGCGCTGCATGCGGCCGGGCGGTACGGGGTGAGCGTCGTCGGCATCACTCTCTCCACCGAGCAGGCGGAGCTGGCCCGCAAGCGGGTGGCCGAGGCCGGGCTGACGGAACTCGTGGACATCCGCGTCCAGGACTATCGCGATGTGAACGACGGCCCCTACGACGCGATCAGCTCCATCGGCATGTCCGAGCACGTCGGCCGCGAACAGCTGGGCCGCTATGTGTCGCAGCTTCATGGCCTGCTGCGGCCTGGCGGCCGGCTGCTCAACCACGCCATCTCGTGGAACGCCGGGCCCACCGCGGACGATCCCGATTCCTTCATCCCCCGCTACGTCTTCCCCGACGGCGAGATGCTCGGCCTGGGCGACATGATCGTGGCGCTGGAGGGCGGCGGCTTCGAGGTGCTCGACGTCGAGGCCCTCCGCCGGCACTATGCGCTGACGCTGCGCGCCTGGGTCAAGAATCTCGAGGAACAGTGGGACGAAGCAGTGCGGCTTACCTCCGAGGGGCGCGCCCGCGTCTGGCGCCTGTACATGGCAGCCAGCGCCCTCGGCTTCGAGGATGGATTGACCGGCGTGAACCAGGTGCTGCTGCAGAAGGCCGGCGGCGAGGAGCCGCCGTTGCGGATGAGGACCTGGGCGGGCTGA
- a CDS encoding type 1 glutamine amidotransferase domain-containing protein: MANILMVVSAADSLTMKDGNQHPTGFWAEELVVAHRTLQQAGHNVDFATPGGVKPTVDKLSLEPGTVGSEERAEDFRTYLDMIDVDLFAPLVLADVDMSGYDAVVLPGGHGPMADLFQDKDLGRILVEADGAGKIIAPFCHGPAGLLSAAADDGEFAFAGRKVTVFANSEELGGGTGENTPWFVETALREKGANVETGPDWASHVVREGNLISGQNPQSSEDVAKEVIKALAE; encoded by the coding sequence ATGGCTAACATTCTGATGGTCGTTTCGGCCGCCGATTCGCTGACCATGAAGGATGGCAACCAGCACCCCACCGGCTTCTGGGCCGAGGAACTGGTGGTGGCTCACCGGACCCTCCAGCAGGCCGGACACAACGTTGACTTTGCCACCCCCGGCGGCGTCAAACCCACGGTGGATAAGCTCAGCCTGGAGCCCGGGACGGTGGGCAGCGAGGAGCGGGCGGAGGACTTTCGCACGTATCTGGACATGATCGACGTCGACCTTTTCGCCCCGCTGGTGCTGGCCGACGTCGACATGTCCGGGTACGACGCCGTCGTCCTGCCGGGCGGCCACGGGCCCATGGCGGACCTTTTCCAGGACAAGGACCTCGGCCGGATCCTGGTGGAGGCTGACGGCGCCGGCAAAATCATTGCGCCCTTCTGCCACGGCCCCGCGGGCCTGCTCAGCGCCGCGGCTGACGACGGCGAGTTCGCCTTCGCGGGCCGCAAAGTCACGGTGTTCGCCAACTCGGAGGAGCTGGGCGGCGGCACCGGGGAGAACACGCCGTGGTTTGTGGAGACGGCGCTGCGGGAGAAGGGCGCCAACGTGGAGACCGGCCCGGACTGGGCCAGCCACGTGGTGCGCGAGGGCAACCTGATCAGCGGCCAGAACCCTCAGTCCAGCGAGGACGTGGCCAAGGAGGTCATCAAGGCCCTCGCGGAGTAG
- a CDS encoding GntP family permease has translation MTIEGWTQTLGAGPLLLIAAAAIGVLLFLIIRLRVHALLALILVSLATAFATGIPANQVVPVLINGFGTTLGTVALLVGLGAMLGRIVETSGGAKVLADYLIGIFGEKRAPFALGLASLIFGFPIFFDAGLVVMLPVVFAVAHRLGGGVLRYGLPAAGAFSVMHIFMPPHPGPVSASAFFEANIGLVTIAGLLTAVPTWYVTAYLYGLWTGKKLELPVPELLGHATAEAESHPPRFRTIIGLLLLPLALIFINTGLNTLAASGALPGTVKNEQWFQVLRTLGETPVALLISVIVAMFVLGARRGVHNGALEKLLESSLGPVCSVILITGAGGMFGGVLRTSGIGGALADVLGNMGIPLILAGFLIAAILRIAQGSATVALTTTAGLIAPGVATAGLNGMQIAALVIAVAAGSVVVSHVNDSGFWLVGRFFGMDVKTTLKTWTVMETLIGVMGFAIAAAIFAVAGLAA, from the coding sequence ATGACCATCGAAGGATGGACTCAAACGCTGGGCGCAGGACCACTGCTGCTCATCGCGGCCGCAGCGATCGGCGTCCTGCTGTTCCTGATCATCAGGCTGCGCGTGCACGCGCTGCTTGCCCTGATCCTGGTCAGCCTCGCCACGGCCTTTGCCACCGGAATCCCCGCCAACCAGGTGGTCCCGGTGTTGATCAACGGCTTCGGGACGACCCTCGGAACCGTGGCGCTGCTCGTCGGCCTGGGCGCCATGCTGGGCCGGATCGTGGAAACCAGCGGCGGCGCGAAGGTGCTGGCCGACTACCTGATCGGCATCTTCGGAGAGAAGCGCGCCCCGTTCGCGCTTGGCCTCGCCTCGCTGATCTTCGGCTTTCCCATCTTCTTCGACGCCGGCCTCGTGGTCATGCTCCCCGTGGTCTTCGCCGTCGCCCACCGCCTGGGCGGGGGAGTGCTGCGCTACGGCCTCCCGGCCGCCGGCGCGTTCTCCGTGATGCACATCTTCATGCCGCCGCACCCGGGCCCCGTCTCGGCGTCGGCTTTCTTCGAGGCGAACATCGGCCTGGTGACCATCGCCGGCCTCCTCACTGCTGTCCCCACCTGGTACGTTACGGCGTACCTGTACGGCCTGTGGACCGGCAAGAAGCTGGAGCTCCCGGTTCCGGAACTTTTGGGTCACGCTACCGCCGAAGCGGAATCCCATCCGCCGCGCTTCCGCACCATCATAGGCCTGCTGCTCCTGCCGCTCGCGCTGATCTTCATTAACACGGGCCTGAACACCCTGGCCGCCTCCGGTGCGCTGCCGGGAACCGTAAAGAACGAACAGTGGTTCCAGGTGCTGCGCACGCTGGGTGAAACCCCCGTGGCCCTGCTCATCTCCGTCATCGTGGCGATGTTCGTCCTCGGTGCCCGTCGCGGCGTCCACAATGGGGCACTGGAGAAGCTGCTCGAATCCTCGCTGGGCCCGGTCTGCTCGGTCATCCTCATCACCGGCGCCGGCGGCATGTTCGGCGGCGTGCTGCGTACCTCCGGAATCGGTGGCGCCCTGGCCGATGTGCTGGGCAACATGGGCATCCCGCTGATCCTGGCCGGCTTCCTGATCGCCGCCATCCTGCGCATCGCCCAGGGCTCGGCCACCGTGGCCCTGACCACCACCGCGGGCCTGATCGCTCCCGGCGTGGCCACCGCCGGGCTGAACGGCATGCAGATCGCAGCCCTGGTGATCGCCGTGGCCGCGGGATCCGTCGTGGTCTCGCACGTGAATGACTCCGGCTTCTGGCTGGTGGGCCGCTTCTTCGGCATGGACGTCAAGACCACGCTGAAGACCTGGACGGTCATGGAAACCCTGATCGGCGTGATGGGGTTCGCCATTGCCGCAGCCATCTTCGCCGTGGCCGGGCTCGCGGCCTAG
- a CDS encoding gluconokinase, whose translation MQYPATHLVVMGVAGSGKSTIAAALSKHLGWASAEADEFHPQSNIDKMSQGIPLQDQDRWPWLQEIQDWMTGQARGGHSTVLTCSALKQSYRKLLSEAEGRVIFIHLHGDAELLSQRMQGREGHFMPPTLLPSQLATLEPLTAGELESGSLRLDITRSPKELIAAILAALQLPANELTASPLAPNPAPSTH comes from the coding sequence ATGCAGTATCCAGCCACGCATCTGGTGGTGATGGGGGTTGCCGGTTCAGGCAAGTCCACGATCGCCGCGGCCCTGTCCAAGCACCTCGGCTGGGCAAGCGCGGAGGCGGACGAATTCCACCCGCAGTCCAACATCGACAAGATGAGCCAGGGCATTCCGCTGCAGGACCAGGACCGGTGGCCCTGGCTGCAGGAGATCCAGGACTGGATGACCGGCCAGGCCCGCGGCGGCCACAGCACCGTGCTCACCTGCTCGGCGCTCAAGCAGAGTTACCGCAAGCTTCTGTCCGAAGCCGAAGGCCGCGTAATCTTCATCCACCTGCACGGTGACGCCGAGCTGCTCAGCCAGCGCATGCAGGGGCGCGAGGGCCACTTCATGCCGCCCACGCTGCTGCCCAGCCAGCTTGCCACCCTGGAGCCGCTGACCGCTGGAGAACTCGAAAGCGGAAGCCTCCGCCTGGACATCACCCGTTCCCCGAAGGAACTCATCGCCGCCATCCTGGCCGCCCTGCAGCTCCCCGCCAATGAGCTCACGGCCAGCCCGCTCGCCCCGAACCCGGCGCCAAGCACCCACTAA
- a CDS encoding FCD domain-containing protein: protein MSTATEDRADNANDGGLSPAMHQRVLDAVGVAIASGALAPGSRLTLEGLQQEYGISRTVARDTMKVLESMNLVYSRRRVGIVVQSPDLWNVYDPKLVRWRLASDRRAEQYASLTELRIAVEPIAAAGAARRASAAERSQLVALAADLRRLGEAGELEGFLTADIAYHRLLLKSCGNEMFSSLEGMVAEVLTSRTHQGLMPFKPRPEALDAHEEAAAAVAAGDATAAETAMHHILDEVREAMGLH, encoded by the coding sequence ATGTCGACGGCGACAGAAGACCGCGCGGATAACGCGAACGACGGCGGGTTGTCACCCGCCATGCACCAACGCGTCCTTGACGCTGTGGGCGTGGCCATCGCATCCGGCGCCCTGGCGCCGGGAAGCCGCCTGACCCTCGAGGGCCTCCAGCAGGAGTACGGCATATCGCGGACGGTGGCGCGGGACACCATGAAGGTCCTCGAATCGATGAACCTGGTCTACTCACGCCGGCGCGTGGGCATCGTGGTGCAGAGCCCGGACCTCTGGAACGTTTATGACCCCAAACTGGTGCGGTGGCGTCTGGCGTCTGACCGCCGAGCCGAACAGTACGCCAGCCTCACGGAGCTGCGCATCGCCGTCGAACCCATTGCCGCGGCGGGTGCCGCCCGCCGGGCCAGCGCAGCGGAACGCAGCCAGCTGGTGGCCTTGGCCGCGGACCTGCGGCGGCTCGGCGAAGCGGGAGAGCTTGAGGGATTTCTTACAGCCGACATCGCGTACCACCGGCTGCTGCTGAAGAGCTGCGGCAACGAGATGTTCTCGTCCCTTGAAGGAATGGTGGCCGAGGTGCTTACCAGCCGCACGCACCAGGGACTCATGCCGTTCAAGCCACGGCCCGAGGCCCTGGACGCGCATGAGGAAGCGGCCGCCGCGGTGGCTGCCGGGGACGCCACGGCAGCGGAGACCGCCATGCACCACATCCTGGACGAAGTGCGTGAGGCGATGGGGCTGCACTAG
- a CDS encoding IS5 family transposase (programmed frameshift): MRLAGVMGDRFLVSDEVWSVIGPLFPTWKGNGRPVADRRLVVEGTAWKFRTGAPWRDLPEHFGNWNTVFKNFDRWAKDGTWTKVLERVQTRAETLGDLDWIASIDSTIVRVHQHGATLPRPAGAPSNYMKLGPEPADHAIGRSRGGLTTKLHMVTDGRGRMLSGVLTAGNINDTTMMAATLEGIRVPRSGKGRPRTRPDRVLADKGYTSRANRIWLAERGIKATIPEKSDQAANRKKKGSSGGRPPAFDAEAYKGRNVVERGFSQLKNWRGLAMRSDKTARNYMAAIQLAASLAWLKASFSNTP; encoded by the exons ATGCGGTTGGCTGGTGTGATGGGCGATCGCTTTCTGGTTTCTGACGAAGTGTGGTCCGTGATCGGGCCGTTGTTTCCGACGTGGAAGGGCAACGGGCGTCCTGTTGCGGACCGCCGGCTCGTTGTGGAAGGGACGGCATGGAAGTTCCGGACCGGTGCGCCTTGGCGGGACCTTCCTGAGCATTTTGGGAACTGGAACACGGTCTTCAAGAACTTCGACCGCTGGGCCAAGGATGGTACTTGGACGAAGGTGCTGGAGCGCGTCCAGACCCGCGCCGAAACGCTTGGCGACCTCGACTGGATCGCGTCCATTGATTCCACGATCGTGCGCGTCCACCAGCACGGGGCGACACTTCCGCGCCCCGCG GGGGCCCCGTCGAATTACATGAAACTCGGGCCTGAACCGGCAGATCACGCGATCGGGCGCTCCCGCGGCGGGCTCACTACCAAGCTCCACATGGTCACGGACGGCAGAGGGAGGATGCTTTCAGGCGTCCTAACGGCCGGGAACATCAACGACACGACCATGATGGCAGCCACCTTGGAAGGGATCCGAGTTCCACGCAGCGGTAAGGGGAGACCGCGCACGCGCCCGGACCGGGTCCTGGCCGACAAGGGATACACCTCCAGGGCAAACCGCATCTGGTTGGCCGAACGCGGCATCAAGGCCACCATTCCGGAGAAGTCTGACCAGGCAGCCAACCGGAAGAAGAAGGGCTCCTCCGGCGGGCGGCCGCCAGCGTTTGACGCCGAGGCGTACAAGGGCCGAAACGTCGTTGAGCGGGGTTTTAGCCAGCTCAAAAACTGGCGGGGCCTGGCAATGAGATCCGACAAGACTGCACGGAACTATATGGCTGCCATTCAGCTCGCCGCATCACTTGCCTGGCTAAAAGCGAGCTTTAGCAACACACCCTAG
- a CDS encoding SARP family transcriptional regulator, with protein MAEAWIRLLGPPRIESPGANPVQPRGRKAWAVLTYLALQAVGTGRSRTASLLFPDAADPLGALRWNLSELRRTLVGVTMAGDPLKLEMQPAWRCDAVEAVGSPGGPGLDPRRLDGQLLEGLSFADCPVFDSWLADQRYRLDNCVQALLYDAALAALSAEAPDEAAELAQLALHRDPFHADCNTVLVKALVALGDHQRAKEHVAKCSELYRQELGLPLPAEVRRALSTAAPADPGMPATSATVQSYIDAGNASLLAGAVDRGLDQLRLAVVMAQRSTDRHLIAESLVMLSGALIHQAGGRGAEVADFLHRALSAEGPDGASRTVAAAYRELGYLSVQRGVPDRAAGWLGRAMLAAEGFPDEQARIFGIQGMLASDTAYYEDAVTALKESGRLAKAIKNRRQQAFSRALLGRVQLLQGDVGAAALSLDRALDWVAAEHWTAFEPFVAGLRGETFLAAGQLEDAAEMIDRSWVLADLAGDHCYMALAAGAEARLFLTHGDLVAAEHWVQRGLEPKPWYLWYSARLLDVAVEVALETGSPRASELVGKLDRLAGRSGMREFVVRAKSHRAALGDKTAAQTVSWLANEINSPALTAFLARRQGG; from the coding sequence ATGGCCGAGGCGTGGATCCGGCTCCTCGGTCCCCCGCGGATCGAGTCCCCTGGCGCAAATCCTGTGCAGCCCCGCGGCCGCAAGGCCTGGGCGGTGCTGACCTACCTTGCGCTGCAAGCAGTGGGCACCGGACGGTCGAGAACTGCCTCGCTGCTTTTTCCCGATGCCGCGGATCCACTCGGTGCGCTGCGGTGGAACCTGTCCGAGCTGCGGCGGACCCTTGTTGGCGTGACGATGGCGGGCGATCCGCTAAAGCTGGAGATGCAGCCAGCATGGCGCTGCGACGCCGTCGAGGCGGTCGGGTCGCCCGGCGGTCCCGGCCTCGATCCCCGCCGGCTCGACGGCCAACTGCTGGAAGGGCTGTCCTTCGCCGATTGCCCCGTGTTCGATTCCTGGCTGGCGGACCAGCGCTACCGACTGGACAACTGCGTCCAGGCACTGCTCTATGACGCCGCATTGGCCGCGCTCTCTGCCGAGGCGCCGGACGAAGCGGCGGAGCTCGCGCAGCTGGCGCTGCACCGGGACCCGTTCCACGCGGACTGCAACACCGTGCTGGTTAAGGCCCTTGTGGCACTGGGCGACCATCAGCGGGCCAAGGAACACGTGGCCAAATGCTCGGAGCTCTACCGCCAGGAGCTCGGCCTGCCGTTGCCGGCGGAAGTCCGGCGGGCGCTGTCAACCGCGGCTCCCGCCGACCCGGGCATGCCGGCCACCTCCGCCACGGTCCAGTCGTACATCGACGCCGGCAACGCGTCCCTCCTGGCCGGCGCCGTCGACAGGGGGCTCGACCAGTTGCGGCTCGCCGTCGTAATGGCCCAGCGCAGCACTGACCGGCACCTGATCGCCGAGTCCCTTGTGATGCTGTCCGGGGCGCTAATCCACCAGGCGGGTGGCCGCGGCGCCGAGGTGGCGGACTTCCTACACCGCGCGCTATCGGCAGAAGGGCCCGACGGCGCCTCCCGGACTGTCGCCGCGGCGTACCGCGAGCTGGGCTACCTTTCCGTGCAGCGCGGTGTGCCTGACCGGGCGGCCGGCTGGCTTGGCCGCGCTATGCTCGCGGCCGAGGGATTCCCCGACGAACAGGCGCGGATCTTCGGCATCCAGGGCATGCTCGCTTCGGACACCGCCTACTATGAGGACGCGGTGACTGCCCTGAAGGAATCCGGAAGACTGGCGAAGGCCATCAAGAACCGCCGGCAGCAGGCCTTCAGCCGGGCCCTGCTGGGACGGGTGCAGCTGCTCCAAGGGGACGTGGGTGCGGCGGCGCTGTCGCTGGACCGCGCACTGGACTGGGTGGCAGCCGAACACTGGACGGCGTTCGAGCCGTTCGTGGCCGGGCTTCGCGGCGAAACCTTTCTGGCCGCCGGCCAACTGGAGGACGCTGCCGAAATGATTGACCGCTCGTGGGTGCTGGCAGATCTCGCCGGTGACCATTGCTACATGGCACTGGCGGCCGGCGCCGAAGCCCGCCTTTTCCTGACACACGGCGATCTGGTGGCAGCAGAGCACTGGGTACAGCGCGGACTGGAGCCCAAGCCCTGGTACCTCTGGTACTCGGCACGCCTGCTGGATGTGGCCGTTGAAGTTGCCCTGGAAACCGGCTCACCGCGTGCTTCGGAGCTGGTCGGCAAACTCGACCGCCTGGCTGGCCGCAGCGGGATGCGCGAGTTCGTGGTGCGGGCAAAGTCCCACCGGGCGGCGCTCGGTGACAAGACCGCGGCTCAAACGGTGTCGTGGCTGGCGAATGAGATCAACAGCCCCGCCCTTACGGCGTTCCTGGCGCGCCGCCAGGGTGGGTGA
- a CDS encoding chitosanase, with the protein MLEWLRERLGQHDARELARDARELARDGPDISHPAYKEMALQFTSTAENSTQDWTESFGYIEDIDDGRGYTGGLVGWCSGTGDMLDLVQCYANAAPDNLLQKYLPLLQPIMEAPYKKRPALSHKLLGPGFVADWKAAAGDPAFQRAQQDERDRVYWEPALAEAIKDGVGPLGLAIYYDVSVNHGPGEDSESFGGILRAARRAHRPPAQGGNEAEYLTGVVDARVSVLKSWGDYQHDGRQEIYYGLLKAGNLELVPPLTWSVYGDQFTIRAYPEPAPG; encoded by the coding sequence ATGTTGGAGTGGTTGCGGGAACGCCTCGGCCAGCACGACGCGCGTGAGCTCGCCAGGGACGCGCGTGAGCTCGCCAGGGACGGCCCGGACATTTCGCATCCGGCCTACAAAGAGATGGCGCTCCAGTTCACTTCCACGGCGGAAAACTCCACCCAGGACTGGACCGAGTCCTTCGGCTACATCGAAGACATCGACGACGGCCGCGGCTACACCGGCGGGCTCGTGGGATGGTGCAGCGGCACCGGCGACATGCTGGACCTGGTGCAGTGCTATGCCAATGCCGCCCCAGATAATTTACTGCAGAAGTATCTCCCCTTGTTGCAGCCCATCATGGAGGCCCCCTACAAAAAGCGGCCCGCACTGAGCCACAAGCTGCTGGGCCCGGGCTTCGTCGCGGACTGGAAGGCAGCGGCCGGCGACCCGGCTTTCCAACGGGCCCAACAGGATGAACGGGACCGCGTTTACTGGGAACCGGCACTCGCCGAGGCGATCAAGGACGGCGTGGGGCCGCTTGGCCTGGCTATCTATTACGACGTGTCCGTCAACCACGGGCCGGGGGAGGACAGCGAGTCATTCGGGGGCATTTTGCGCGCGGCGCGGCGGGCGCACCGGCCCCCTGCGCAGGGGGGAAACGAAGCCGAGTACCTCACCGGGGTGGTGGACGCCAGAGTGTCGGTCCTCAAATCCTGGGGCGACTACCAGCATGATGGCCGGCAGGAGATCTACTATGGACTCCTCAAGGCAGGAAACCTGGAACTTGTCCCGCCGCTGACCTGGTCGGTTTACGGCGATCAATTCACAATCCGCGCTTACCCGGAGCCGGCCCCGGGGTAA